Proteins encoded by one window of Torulaspora delbrueckii CBS 1146 chromosome 2, complete genome:
- the MDM1 gene encoding Mdm1p (similar to Saccharomyces cerevisiae MDM1 (YML104C); ancestral locus Anc_8.824) → MLRNAYSLRPYCLAVALLLCLLSFKVVLVVIIGGVLTLCALLYLSVSSTFVAIDPLSPRKLKSHAQFLDSGSAPFNWNDTQFALSHPNIAQLIEEIVDLIVESYIMSWFQHIDVDSHSAFPIAVKKIVLEAIVKLQGSFDQVDEGKLIFLKLLPLLAKHFETFCVSKEAVVSDLMLEKSNSQNFDLQVAAEYNKVSKLHHSLSLRTTYLGRDVSRYMTAKVEQILPFLINEKELSSSYVSVLLRDVFASCILTPLIIKLSEADFWNVTLTSLSDKILEEQDQVHVIRKFLSKEVEQQENDLFSEADLKQNFDIERELSPGLSGPQFENYLRQISQLTSFEELQRARFLLITKLMRLKKEECLTKNLIEYRRRLILSLNLLQTRLRFVDPKTADDRSRQLNLNFTDADKAVHKFQVFMDTISLDDILKEQRCTVYFERYLNMKSSTRGLCYLRFWRIVETMKNPLEDGGEDVSVAIQPSEVAQLRDFACTFFQGEQLDNMTLLDAGLVTNITLFIKSSNYNTNSTFPLARRSILLLQSEARRALDRNFFQTFKMSKEFLNMLSNSDFTNTELYSKLVIDPQQGEERRKLRTAASLSSIRIFSSPGIDDALETLLTKRTAQRRHSLQQTIRNSLFGDEDSGVFNDALFEEEGDCYDETMSSALQSLEEDALSVSTTTGTANQNGSLKTLGKFSDNLADLKEDIAKLSMAIDQIEKQLELLDHLILKADLTNNQNQLKLLKKSKRALIRDLDAKELTKQQLMVQQNANSLYKKTKIAIKSYYMDSHYREHREVIYYLINVDHIHQGQATSWEIPRRFSEFYKLNSYLKKKYNSSMRSLIDKDSFPKKMKMSLKFHVSKSLLYQERTIKLERYLKELLNIPQICQDDMLRKFLTDNSAFNIVSTEREDLISDEQEQCNALEDSMSSHSSGRDFTPQLGVGADFKYKQLDNHPEEVLNMCENDWNCQEGYGSVINTQNKPIVKAICDFFILVFSLNKTNAGWLRGRAIITVLQQLLGSAIEKYAMESMKKLRSETHISRLLINLKLKMWPNGKLMQRKQIDNQRSEGELKRARADSLIMLQCLFTELFGKVVGLQNAQVAATNIHDMIQNSYLNANLLLEIMDLLFDELPLFENQKNKNGRSI, encoded by the coding sequence ATGTTGAGGAATGCTTACAGTCTCCGACCTTATTGTCTCGCAGTAGCTTTGCTTCTATGTCTACTGTCGTTCAAGGTAGTATTAGTAGTGATTATAGGTGGTGTTTTGACATTATGTGCGCTACTGTATCTATCTGTAAGCTCAACctttgttgcaattgatccacTATCACCcaggaaattgaaatccCACGCTCAGTTCTTGGATTCTGGTTCTGCACCATTCAACTGGAATGATACCCAATTTGCATTGAGTCATCCCAATATTGCTCAGCTaatcgaagaaattgtgGATTTAATTGTTGAGAGCTACATTATGTCCTGGTTCCAGCATATAGATGTGGACTCCCATTCGGCTTTTCCTATTGCTGTCAAAAAGATAGTACTCGAAGCGATTGTCAAGTTACAGGGTTCGTTTGACCAAGTAGACGAAGGAAAGTTGATATTCTTAAAACTATTACCACTACTTGCAAAGCATTTTGAAACATTTTGCGTCTCGAAAGAGGCAGTTGTAAGTGATTTAATGCTCGAAAAGAGCAATTCACAAAACTTCGATTTGCAAGTCGCCGCTGAGTACAATAAGGTTAGCAAATTACACCACTCTCTTTCATTGAGGACAACCTACTTAGGACGGGATGTCAGTAGGTATATGACCGCCAAGGTGGAGCAAATTTTGCCATTTTTAATAAATGAGAAGGAGCTGAGCTCCTCGTACGTCTCAGTATTACTTAGAGATGTTTTCGCATCATGTATCCTAACCCCGCTGATAATCAAACTGTCAGAGGCAGATTTTTGGAATGTTACGTTAACTTCACTATCTGATAAAATACTCGAGGAACAGGATCAGGTTCATGTGATCCGGAAATTCCTATCAAAGGAGGTTGAGCAACAAGAGAATGACTTATTCAGTGAAGCAGATCTCAAGCAGAATTTTGACATCGAGCGGGAACTCAGTCCTGGGTTATCAGGGCCACAGTTTGAAAACTATTTGAGGCAAATTAGTCAACTGacatcttttgaagagttaCAAAGAGCCCGCTTTTTACTCATTACAAAACTTATGCGACTCAAAAAGGAAGAATGCCTTACGAAGAACCTCATAGAGTATAGAAGACGATTGATTCTTTCGTTGAATTTATTGCAGACAAGGTTGAGATTTGTTGATCCTAAGACTGCCGATGATCGATCTCGCCAACTGAACTTAAACTTCACAGATGCAGACAAAGCCGTCCACAAATTCCAAGTTTTCATGGATACGATCTCATTGGATGACATTTTAAAAGAGCAAAGATGTACAGTTTATTTTGAAAGGTATCTTAACATGAAGTCGAGTACTCGTGGCCTATGTTATCTGAGATTCTGGCGAATTGTCGAAACCATGAAAAATCCTCTTGAAGATGGAGGAGAAGATGTCTCTGTAGCGATACAGCCCTCTGAGGTTGCCCAATTGCGAGACTTTGCATGTACTTTCTTTCAAGGCGAGCAGCTGGACAATATGACATTGCTTGATGCTGGGTTGGTCACTAACATAACACTCTTTATCAAAAGTTCCAATTACAATACAAACTCAACTTTCCCGCTGGCCAGGAGAAGTATACTATTATTGCAGAGCGAGGCTCGAAGAGCTCTGGATAGGAATTTTTTccaaactttcaaaatgtCCAAGGAGTTTCTTAATATGTTATCAAACTCGGACTTCACTAACACAGAACTTTACTCAAAGTTGGTGATAGATCCCCAGCAAGGGGAGGAAAGACGAAAGTTAAGAACTGCTGCCTCCTTGAGTTCAATTCGAATCTTTTCCAGCCCTGGGATCGATGACGCCTTGGAGACTCTGTTGACTAAAAGAACAGCTCAGAGGCGCCACAGCCTGCAACAAACAATACGAAATTCTCTTtttggtgatgaagattcAGGAGTTTTCAATGATGCCctcttcgaagaagaaggagattgTTACGACGAGACAATGTCTTCGGCCTTACAAAGTCTTGAGGAAGATGCTTTAAGCGTTTCAACGACAACCGGAACAGCCAACCAAAATGGGTCACTGAAAACCCTTGGGAAATTCAGTGATAATTTAGCTGATCTAAAGGAGGACATTGCAAAATTATCTATGGCAATAGATCAAATTGAGAAGCAGCTCGAACTCTTAGACCACCTCATTCTTAAAGCTGATTTAACAAACAACCAGAATCAGTTGAAACTACttaaaaaatcaaagcGAGCTTTGATCAGAGATCTAGACGCTAAGGAATTGACTAAACAACAACTGATGGTTCAGCAAAACGCGAACAGTTTATACAAAAAGACCAAGATTGCGATAAAGTCATACTACATGGACAGTCACTATAGAGAGCATCGCGAGGTAATATACTATCTGATCAATGTGGATCACATCCACCAGGGCCAGGCTACCTCATGGGAAATTCCTAGAAGATTCAGTGAATTTTATAAGCTAAATTCctatttgaagaagaaatacaaTAGCTCCATGAGGAGCCTCATCGACAAAGATTCTTTTcccaagaagatgaagatgtctttgaagtttcacgtttcaaaatctcttctGTACCAGGAGAGGACCATTAAACTGGAAAGATATCTGAAGGAGCTCTTGAATATCCCCCAAATATGCCAAGATGACATGTTGAGGAAGTTTCTTACGGATAATTCAGCTTTCAATATAGTTTCAACAGAAAGGGAAGACTTGATCTCTGACGAGCAAGAGCAGTGCAATGCACTCGAAGATTCAATGTCATCACACTCCTCAGGTAGAGATTTTACCCCGCAACTGGGCGTGGGTGCTGATTTCAAATATAAACAGCTCGATAATCATCCGGAAGAGGTGCTCAATATGTGTGAGAATGATTGGAATTGTCAGGAAGGTTATGGGTCAGTTATTAACACTCAAAACAAACCTATTGTTAAAGCAATATGcgacttcttcatcttggTCTTTTCGCTTAATAAAACCAATGCAGGTTGGCTTAGAGGACGGGCAATTATCACTGTGTTACAACAGTTGCTGGGTAGCgcaattgaaaaatatgctATGGAGAGTATGAAGAAACTGAGGTCTGAGACCCACATTTCAAGGTTACTAATCAATCTGAAGCTGAAGATGTGGCCGAACGGTAAACTTATGCAAAGAAAGCAAATTGATAATCAGCGCTCTGAAGGCGAGCTGAAGAGAGCAAGAGCTGATTCGCTCATTATGTTACAATGTCTATTTACCGAGCTCTTCGGAAAGGTTGTTGGCTTGCAAAATGCTCAAGTTGCCGCAACAAATATTCATGACATGATTCAGAATTCCTACTTGAATGCAAACCTCTTACTGGAGATAATGGACTTGCTTTTTGATGAGCTTCCGCTTTTTGAgaatcaaaagaataaGAATGGTAGGAGTATTTGA
- the TMA23 gene encoding Tma23p (similar to Saccharomyces cerevisiae TMA23 (YMR269W); ancestral locus Anc_8.823), protein MDSKEYLISYGWKEGEALKKGGLKKPILVKHKKDKKGLGCAPGQDDSEAWWERLFDGHLKNLNVSNDSTNGGIKFKQNEVVASAISKTSSPLYRWFVRGEGLKGTRGESLVVEEQKIVSVDTSKSSRKRTRKEDNDKSDKELKRAKKSGKKEKKEKKEKKKQKKKEKKAKKDMKKKVKKDKK, encoded by the coding sequence ATGGACAGTAAAGAGTATTTAATATCCTATGGTTGGAAGGAAGGTGAGGCGTTGAAAAAAGGCGGACTTAAAAAGCCCATTCTAGTAAAGCATAAGAAAGATAAGAAAGGATTGGGTTGTGCGCCAGGCCAGGATGACAGTGAAGCATGGTGGGAGAGGCTGTTTGATGGACACCTAAAAAACTTGAACGTTAGCAACGATTCTACCAATGGCGGGATAAAATTTAAGCAAAACGAAGTAGTAGCCTCAGCTATATCGAAAACTAGCTCCCCGCTATATAGGTGGTTTGTTAGGGGAGAGGGTCTGAAGGGAACTAGAGGTGAATCTTTggttgttgaagaacaaaaaattgtttCAGTCGATACGAGCAAGAGCAGCAGGAAAAGGACGAGAAAAGAGGACAATGACAAGAGTGacaaggaattgaagagagctaAAAAATCGGggaagaaggagaagaaggagaagaaggagaagaagaagcagaagaaaaaggagaagaaggcaaagaaagatatgaagaagaaggtaaagaaggataaaaaATAG
- the PRP24 gene encoding U6 snRNP complex subunit PRP24 (similar to Saccharomyces cerevisiae PRP24 (YMR268C); ancestral locus Anc_8.822), whose amino-acid sequence MKRHFHSETLLPSKKADGKSTTSREVSTVLVNNLPKSYNLMKVRKVFFNCGVINHIDVTESLDKTYRLARIEFQRYDEALTALTKTLKKIGQNEITVNLLENCTIWITNFPPNYTQRDIKSLFLDHNAVALSVRFPSLRYNSNRRFAYVDVTSTEEADRITAELNDKEVETYRLVVKKSNPIEKSKRSDYGASERREIMIRQLDITKMNEQFLQQEFSKFGEVESITIPANQDPRSRTGYAFVTFAEQSAALDSLKVKALNEKEVSVKLADRKAYIERQKVKAIMQGKMKNDRIISLFPLKDNTSKTQIEEILLEKTNLTHDELEEILLVPDKEGALIILRDSKQAARCSMSLNGCEFQKTVLRCGAVYDLRKQQTGNATRPVTFETTTSSHQKSEQDAGSPRPKLSNEDFRKMFLRK is encoded by the coding sequence ATGAAAAGGCATTTTCATAGTGAAACGTTGCTGCCGAGCAAAAAAGCTGATGGAAAATCGACCACGTCGAGAGAAGTTAGTACGGTACTGGTGAATAATCTCCCGAAGAGCTATAACCTGATGAAAGTTCGTAAGgtgttcttcaattgtgGTGTCATAAATCATATAGATGTGACAGAGTCTCTGGATAAGACCTATCGTTTGGCCAGAATCGAGTTCCAAAGATATGATGAAGCACTCACCGCATTAACtaagactttgaagaagattggtCAAAATGAAATAACTGTTAATTTATTAGAAAATTGTACAATATGGATAACAAATTTTCCTCCCAACTACACGCAACGTGATATTAAGAGTTTATTTCTTGACCATAATGCGGTTGCGTTGAGTGTACGATTCCCATCGCTGCGATACAATTCGAACAGGCGATTCGCCTATGTTGATGTCACCTCCACTGAGGAAGCGGATCGTATTACTGCTGAATTGAACGacaaagaagttgaaacttACCGCTTGGTggtcaagaaatccaaCCCCATAGAAAAGAGTAAGCGAAGCGACTATGGAGCCTCggaaagaagagaaattaTGATACGACAGCTCGATATCACCAAAATGAATGAACAGTTTCTGCAGCAAGAGTTCTCTAAATTTGGGGAGGTAGAGTCGATAACAATTCCTGCCAACCAAGATCCAAGATCGCGTACTGGTTACGCATTCGTGACATTTGCCGAGCAGTCAGCAGCACTTGACAGCTTAAAAGtgaaagctttgaatgaaaaaGAAGTATCTGTCAAATTGGCTGATAGAAAAGCATACATTGAACGTCAGAAGGTAAAGGCGATTATGCAAGGTAAGATGAAGAATGATAGAATAATTTCGCTAtttcctttgaaagataatACCAGTAAGACTCAGATAGAGGAGATACTACTTGAAAAAACCAACTTGACTCATGATGAATTAGAAGAGATATTGCTAGTTCCGGATAAAGAAGGTGCTTTAATTATTCTGCGAGATTCTAAACAGGCGGCCAGATGCAGTATGTCACTAAATGGATGTGAGTTCCAAAAAACTGTTCTTCGTTGCGGCGCGGTGTATGATCTACGCAAACAACAGACAGGAAATGCTACTAGACCTGTCACTTTTGAAACCacaacttcttctcatcaaaagtCTGAGCAAGACGCTGGAAGTCCCCGACCTAAGCTGTCTAATGAGGATTTCCGGAAAATGTTCCTTCGAAAATAG